TGACCGCGCGGGCCAGCCCTGCCTGCGGGACGGATGCGGCGGCACCATCGCGCGGATCGTGCAATTGGGACGGTCGACCTTCTGGTGCCCCGCCTGCCAGCGGTGAAGCGTTGGACGCCCGCGCGGCCCTCTGCTAGGACGGGGGCCACGCAATCTGCCAACGAGGTCCAAGCCTATGGCTTACGAAACCATCATCGTGGAGATCGAGGACGAGGTCGCCCTGATCCGGCTGAACCGCCCCGAGGCGCTGAACGCGCTGAACGCCACGCTTCTGGACGAGCTGTCGGCCGCGCTGACGGAAGCCGACCGCAACGACAAGGTCCGCGCCATCGTTCTGACCGGCAGCGAAAAGGCCTTCGCCGCCGGCGCCGACATCAAGGAAATGTCGACGAAATCCTATGTCGACGTCTATGACGAGGACCTGTTCGGAGCCCAGATCGAGGCGATCACCCGCATCCGCAAGCCGATCATCGCCGCCGTCAGCGGATACGCCTTGGGCGGCGGCTGCGAACTGGCCATGGTCTGCGATTTCATCATCTGCGCCGAAAACGCGAAATTCGGCCAGCCCGAGATCAACCTGGGCGTCGTCGCCGGCATCGGCGGCACGCAGCGCCTGACCCGATTCGTCGGCAAGTCCAAGGCGATGGACATGAACCTGACCGGCCGCTTCATGGATGCGGCCGAAGCCGAACGCTCGGGCCTGGTCAGCCGCGTGGTCCCCACGCCCAAGCTGGTCCCCGAGGC
Above is a genomic segment from Paracoccus aestuarii containing:
- a CDS encoding enoyl-CoA hydratase, translated to MAYETIIVEIEDEVALIRLNRPEALNALNATLLDELSAALTEADRNDKVRAIVLTGSEKAFAAGADIKEMSTKSYVDVYDEDLFGAQIEAITRIRKPIIAAVSGYALGGGCELAMVCDFIICAENAKFGQPEINLGVVAGIGGTQRLTRFVGKSKAMDMNLTGRFMDAAEAERSGLVSRVVPTPKLVPEAMAAARKIAEKSQIATKTVKEAVNRAYETTLREGLLFERRAFHALFATEDQKEGMAAFLEKREAQFRDR